Genomic window (Microcaecilia unicolor chromosome 8, aMicUni1.1, whole genome shotgun sequence):
caccccacaaaagtgtgaataaaagtatgacttaccagcctctatgacagcctcagatgttaaactcaggtctattagagcagcgtgcaggtccctgaagtagtgtagtgggagacccaggtccctatctccctctgcctgtcacgcttgtggtggaaactgtgacctttCCCAAAGTCACCAGAacactactgtacccacatataggtggtgcacgcttcacccataagggctattgtagtggtgtacagtatgttttgggtggggtttggaggcTCAGGGAGACACGATCAGGGAGCAAAGGTgaaatgtgcacctgggagcattttcttaaagtgcacagaagtgccctctagggtgccccattgttcttCTGGGATGTCCGgggtagagagttgcatggggacagaaatccaaactGTCTCTGCTGGAATCTAGCCTGTTCCTGCCGCAAGTAATTTCCTCTATCACAGCTCCTGGCCTGCCAAACCCTTGCAATGCTGTAGTCACCTTGACCCCACCCCAAGAaaaccagattctataagcagtaaaaatactagtaaaagtaacataaatcattttcctCTGTACTCTGCtgagacagcagatgtacagatcagcacaggacccaaagcagtccaaattccaaaacaagtaaagtcagaaaaaaaacaatttatacctaattgttcaaccacccttaggattcacctttgggattaaaaagcaaaaccatgtgcatgtaaagactggataaacgaattaaaacaaagtttaaagtaaaTGCTTTTACTATGTaatacttgcaggcttattttcgaaagagaagggtgcccatctgtcgacacaaattggaagatgggcgtcctcacagggtcgcccaaatcagcataatcgaaagccgattttgggcatcctcaactgctttccatcgcggggacgaccaaagttcacaggggcgtgtcggaagcatagcaaaggcgggactggggcgtgcttaacacatgggcgtcctcggccaataatggaaaaaagaagggcgtccctgacgaacacttggacgactttacttggtccttttttttttttatgaccaagccacaaaatgtgccctaaatgaccagatgatcactggagggaattggggatgacctccccttactcccccagtggtcactaaccccctcccaccctaaaaaaatattttaaaatatttttccaacctctatgctagcctcaaatatcatacccagctccatgacagcagtctctggagcagttttagtgggtactacagtgcatttcaggcaggtgtacccaggcccgccccccctaccttttacacttgtggtggtaaatgtgagccctccaaaacccaccacaaacccactgtacccacatgtaggtgccccccttcatccctaagggctatggtaatggtgtacagttgtggggagtgggtttggggggagggttggggggctcagcacacaaggtaagagagctgtgCACttaggagctttttctgaagtccactgcagtgccccctggggtgcccggttggtgtcctggcatgtgaggggggccagtgcattatgaatgctggctcctcccctctgagatgggtgtcctccattattgccaaaaatcggggatgaccatctcttaggtcgacctaaatgttgagatttgggcgtccccaaccgtattatggaaacaaaagattgacgcccatcttgtttcgataatacgggtttccctgccccttcgcggggacgtcctgtgtggacatcctcaggaaaacttgggcgccccgttcgattatgcccctccatgtagcaataatgaaatagtgatggaatattcacatagcaagcagcctgaggcaacagatttattttctactgaacataattaactttgtatgaacttggtggctagtgtgctgaactggacaatgttggcacatttagactgatgctggtcaaaacttctgcatgaaggaagcccttccctaatTATTCAGtatctttctgtgaaaaagtagtaatataccactgcaattcacaaaacaaaaggagcaagttctcacatgccatctttttcttttgatgtaggcacaggaaaaaaaaagattttaaatactcccaggtttcaacctaattcatgtttaatgtgggatataagtgtcataaataagtaaatagataaatagaaactctgaatgttgagcacctgattctcataacatgtggTCTGTTTTACTgactttaccaggagaaaaaaaaactctgcacgaatataacagtgctagggtgtccctataaccagccccctcCAAAAGAcagactgattacgatttataacaaattactagtctacctatgaaaagttattccatcatAGTTccactgtgtacatctgtatgctgcacaagccagcatgtatAAAAATATAagggagattaaataaaaatgccaccaacaataaagaacgacaacgtggatgcagcagctgataggtttGCTCGCTTTGTTTTGCGTGTACGGCAATGACGGCGGtgcagggaaggggaaacagagactcgCCCTTTTTACCATCCCGCTTCCTGAATCCTCCAGCTGGCttcttcggagcaggaaagatccccgctctttcctgccctcttctTCGGCATTGATCCTCTCCTctctgcttttttaaaatggctgccgagacgtcCAGCGGCAGCCTTGCAAGACTTATGTGGAAGTCTCACAAGGccgccccaaagaagccactagggTACTTCGAGGTATGGGCTGGGAGGGCATCCTTCGCTCGGGGAGGGAAGGCACTTCTTCGGGGATCCCGCAGGAACTGGGTCCATCCCTAAGGGATTCTCGTGGACCCGGGTCCTTTCCTGTGGGATTCCTGCAGACATGGAGGGGGATCCTCACAGGATTCCTGCGGTACCCACTGGAACACCACTCCCGTGCAGCTCTGTAGTTCgggggatcagtctactaaaattctggctcctcctacaacccaaTGACATGATTTTCTATGTTTAGCACTTATttggtttttggggtttttttttttttcgaaaccagaccagaaaacaaaatgtccaaagcacaaaaccttgtttgaaacaccatttttttttttttttttttcgaaaatggccttatttcctattcagatttcggatgttttgtgcaaaacgtccaaagttggacttagacgtcatatcgaaaatgccctccaCGGGTTTTTTTTCTTGTAATATAGGATTTTGGAAAAAAGGGGGACCCTTAAGTGTTTACTATCTGACAATAAAAAAGAGATATTTTTGGTGTTTTTAATATGGAAAAGGCTCTTGTGCAGTTTACTTACAAAGACAAGCCTATAAGCCTACAATTACTCATATTGTTTTCTTCAGTGTCAttatctgtggtttttttttcctccctcagTTTGTAGTTGCTTCTTTTTGGGGCATCTATGCTTATGACCGAGAACTTATTTACCCAACAAGATTGGATAAAGTTATTCCACTATGGCTGAATCATGCTATGGTTAGTATACATGTATCTTTATCTTAAGATAAGAGTAACTTGTATAGTCTTTTGATTTGTTTATCTCTGTGTATAAATAGACTTGCATAAAACTTGCTTTACAAATATCTTGTTCATCTTCTGGAATTCGGCAGTGCACATATGGTACAATCATAAGAGCAGATGATACACAGTCAAAGAGGAATTTTTGGATTAATTTATGATGACAAAGCTGCTAGAGAGAGATTATAGCAGTTTGCTAGGGCATAAGTTCTGTTTGTCCTGCAATGCTCTGTTCCTAAAAACCAACATTAAGCAAGCATAAATCAGTGCCATGATAATGTAAGCAAAGTTAGCATGGTTTATCCTCATGCTGCTGGAGGCTAAAGCAGTAAGAAGCAGAGCTAATTTTcatggctacttgggcttctgtGCTGTCCTTCAGCATTTAATATGAGTCCAGTTTAATGCCCTATCAGTTTCCTAGATGAGTTATGGTGGAAAAAGAAATGGTGCAAAACATTTGATCAGGAGAAGATGACGCAATGAAAACTCTTTTTAATGCAGCCCATCTTCCCTCTTTATATGCAGCATAATATAAACACCTATATCATGATTAAGTACGTTGCCTACCTTTGAACCAGGACACATTACAAGTTATACTGATCACCAACGTACTTTCTGGTGTGTTTTTCTCTTCAGCATACAGTTGTACTGCCACTCCTTCTCCTACAACTGATTACATGTTTTCATCAGTATCCTGGTAGGAAGAAGGGACTTCTGGGACTTGGAATTTTTTGCTTTGCCTACTTAATATGGTAAGAATTGGTTTGAAGCATACTGTGGGAGACTTAGGAACCCTTTCGCAATACTTAACCTAAACTACAGTCTTTTCTAGTACAGTATTGATTCTTAGTGTGCCATAAGGATTGTGTTCTGTTAAATAGATATAGAACTCTACTAAATAATTAATGTTATGCCATGTATGTTAATGATCCCGTGAAAATGCCACTGGCATTGTAAACTAAGGGGAACTTTTCCTAATCTGCATTAAGCAGCTGGTGTGGTTTCATTGCATAGTAGACATTTAccttggattttatatatggtgcccagatttgggtgtgCTCCCGagatgcacgtgcaacttaattagttaatgagctgttaaccctcaataattggatgctaaccaaTTATAGACatcaattggcaccaattaagatttacatgcacatctggcTTTGCACTGCTCTATAATGATGGGCACCTAAATCCCAGAAGTgttcaacccaaaagggggcatggccatgggaggggcatggacaggccaggggcattccaaaaagttgcacacagtgttataggatAGTGGGTCTACACAACCAACTTGGGtaccaagatttacaccaggtttcagcaggcataagtctggcgcccagagaattggtgctaagcgttattctataaagggtaaacGCCCttaataaaatagtgcttagggcaatttatagaattccttcCTTAGCGTGGCCCCATACCAACAGCTACAGTGTATTAAAACCAGCACGGaactactgttatagaattaatgctGTGCACCCAAATGTTTGGCGCCTAACTGTGAgtgacctttcttgaatttacccttTAGTGCACGATAAGTGCAGTGCTACCGTGATAATGCTTCAATTTCCAGTCTCCAAGCCATGCCTCCTGACAGAAAGTCAGCACAAACCAAGTAAAGTACAGTTTAATGTGCAAAAACAGGCTAACTACTGCAAAACCCCTTAACGTGGTCATGCAGTGGCCTTGTATCTAGGAATTACatgcttaatgcagtttagtaagagggcctaaaaatatatacaatatgTGCAGTCAAGAGATTTCAGTGCAAAAAAGGCATTAAAAAAAGTGGAGGATCCAAGGCAGGCAAGGGAAGGTAAGAAAGTGACTGTTTTCCAGTACCACACCACTTTATCCAATATTTATCCAGtaagcacaatttttttttttttttgcattttttaggTCTTCTGATTCTAGGTTTTAAGCAATAAATTATAAAGCATAAACATTTCCAGTTGTAGGAAGTGCCAGATTGGCTCACCACTGTCTGCATTGAAATTTAATACCTGCTTGAGAGGAACATTCCATATTTTCTTGATGGCTCTGTCCTGCTTTTTTCAAGGATGTTATGGATAAAGTACATAGCAGGAATTTGGGTGTATCCATTTCTTGCAAAGATGGACAGCGTGGGCATGGTAGTTTTCGTTGTTGTCTCCATACTGATAATGACACATTTATACTTTCTTGGAGAGTTCCTGACCAAACTATTTTGGGGTAAGTGGTGTGAACAAATAATTGCACAAGGAATGAAATGTGTGGATTAGCTTCTTGAACAATCTGAAACAAAATATCCTTTTGTTAGTTATATTTTCCTGACCAGTAGCTACACCTGCCAGTTGAGCCCAAATTACCTGTCATGTTGGGCTGTCCTAGTCTCCAAAGTAATTGCATTCTCCTTTTATGTCTTCCCAACTTGTGTGCTCAGAATATAaactgacagaaaatatttttttttgttttcaatgtaACACAGTTACTTGACTGCACACCCATTGTCCAGTACTTAAGCATTTCCTGTTCACTAGCATGGATTGCCCATATAGTACATGTTGGTCCATGGGTAAAGTAGTTTGCTTGCCATGTTAGTCTACTTGAATACAtataaagtttaataaataataaaatataaggcAATACTAAGCTAacacatttcttgactagctttcaaaaTTTAGCCAAGAGAACACCCCTTTCATCTCGTCAGAGTAGAATAAATAATTTGCTATGTCTTGCTCATTTGTTTCTGACTGAGGAAGGGGTGTTGGATCCCCAAATCTAATCAAGAAAAGTATTAACTTAGATTTTAAAAAAGTATTGCGCTATAGTCTTGTTTATTTTTAATCATTTAACAGTTATTTCTGTATGTTGCTCAATGTCTGTGCTACATCTAGGCTTTAGGGTGCTCTTCTAGTAGATGTTTCTCTTACACAGATGCATATGTACTTAGAATCACTAGTAAATATAGATGCAAGCCTCGCTAAATGTACAACATACAAAACAAGCTCATCAATATATAAAGATCAAATCTGCACTCAAACgtgcatgagataaacacaaaggaatccggtttagaaggaatggatccacggaatcttagcagaggttaggtggtgacgccggtaattgggaagcaaaaccagtactgggcagacttctacagtctacgccctgatcatgactgaatagatatggatgggatagagtgtaaattttaaggggttttgacgttagcttcagaacttagtacaaacagagtgctgggcagacttctacggtctgtgccctgagaatggcaaggacaaatcaaactcgggtataaagtatcacataccatataaaatgagtttatcttgttgggcagactggatggactgtacaggtctttatctgccatcatttactatgttgctatgatgTATTGTGTACAATTTTTAGAGACCATCGGTATAACTAATTGACAAAATAGCGGCTACTACAGAATTTCTTAATTTTAGCCATTGGTTTTATGCCAGACTCAAAGTACGCTAAAATCAGCGTCAGTCAATAGAGACTGCACCCTATAAGGGTTATTTGTAATGACTACACTAATGGCCATTCCACATCATAGGTCTctttgagtgtaataaaagtgtTCGTGTAATAACAGAGTTATTTCACAGTGTGGTTTTGGACACTTTAAGTTGGACTTTGTGATTAGTTTATTGACACAAgcgcttttattacactcaaagAGACCTGTGATGTTGAATGGCTATTGGTGTAGCCATTGCAAATAAAGCTTACAGTGCGCAGTCACTGTCGGTGGATGCCGATTTTAGCATATTTTGAAACTGGCATAAAACCAAGGGCTAAAATTAAGCAGTTCTATAGTAGCTGCTTTTGTGAATTATTTATACTAATTATTTCTAAAAATCTTACACAATATATCAGACTGTAGTGCAGATTTGATCTTTATATATTGAGGAGCATGTTTTGTATGTGGTTCATGATTGCTCCTCACAGAAGATTGTAGAGTCTCTAAATATACAGCCAAGAAAGTTAGCACACCTTTTTCTTTGCATTAATTTTAATACTCTGACAAGACTTATAATTGAATAAAGGTTCACTGCTCGGACAATGTTATTGTTATCTTTTGTCTATGTGGCCAGGTAGACTAGAAAAATAATATTAACAGTTTgtaaagttttgtttttgttacatttgtaccccgcgctttcccactcatggcaggctc
Coding sequences:
- the LOC115476692 gene encoding androgen-induced gene 1 protein-like isoform X2, with amino-acid sequence MAVGPRLRVVCCLHGAAFIWCSLSIWRHLAITDNGQTPSRYYTYGGRWKYLTFINQVLQTILFGICLLTDLFQLFGSNKKEGFCLHLLVLRDCFFSILAFPVGTFVVASFWGIYAYDRELIYPTRLDKVIPLWLNHAMHTVVLPLLLLQLITCFHQYPGRKKGLLGLGIFCFAYLIWMLWIKYIAGIWVYPFLAKMDSVGMVVFVVVSILIMTHLYFLGEFLTKLFWGKSAEWKKTA